The genomic DNA CCGAGCGCTGCCACCGCATCAGCTACATCTCCTACGGCAAGTTGCTGGCCACCGGCACGGTGGACGAGGTGGTCGAGAATGCCGGGCTCACCACCTTCGTGGTGCAGGGACCGCGGCTCGGCCGCGTGGCCGAGGCGCTGGAAGGGCGCCCCGGCGTCGACCAGGTGGCGCCGTTCGGCGCCACGCTGCATGTCGTCGGCTCCGACAAGGCAGCGCTGGAAAAGGCGCTTGCCGATGTCGAGAAGGAGCACAAGGGCGTGACGGTGACGCCCGGCGAGACCAGCCTGGAAGACGTGTTCATCCAGTTCATGGCCGGCTCGAAGGACAACATGACATGAAAGATGGCTTGAGAGCGGTCTTTTCCTTCGCGAGACTCGGCGCGCTCTTGATCAAGGAGTTCATCCAGATGCGGCGCGACCGCATCACCTTCGCCATGATGCTGGGCGTGCCTTTGCTACAGCTCGTGCTGTTCGGCTTTGCCATCAACAACGATCCGAAGAGCCTGCCGACGGCGCTGGTGGCGATGAGCAACGACCAGTATACGCGCGCCATGGTCTCCGCCCTGCAGATGACCGGCTACTACCGCTTCGACCATGTGTCCGAAAGCGCGGCCGAGGCCGAAATGCTGATGGCCAAGGGCGCCGTCTCCTTCGTCGTCACCATCCCGGCCGACTTTGCCCGGCGTGTCGAGCGCGGCGACAGCCCGCAGATCCTGATCGAGGCCGACGCGACGGATCCGTCGGCGGCGAGCGGCGCCATTTCGACGCTGAGCAGGGTGGCGAGCCAGGCGCTGCTGCGCGCCCAGGGCATGCAGGCGACCGCCACCGAGGCCGCCAAGCAGCAGCTGCAGGTGGTGGTGCACCAGCGCTACAATCCCGAAGGCATCTCGCAATACAACATCGTGCCCGGCCTGCTGGGCGTCATCCTGCAGATGACCATGGTGATGATGACGGCGATCGCGCTGACCCGCGAGACCGAGCGCGGGACGATGGAGAACCTGCTCGCCATGCCGTCAAGCCCGACCGAGATCATGCTGGGCAAGGTGCTGCCTTTCCTCGTCGTCGGCGCGGTGCAGGTGGCGGTGGTGCTGGTGGCGGCGAAGCTTTTGTTCGGCGTCCCCTTTGTCGGCAGCCTGACGCTGCTGCTATCATCGGTGCTGGTCTTCGTGCTTTCGCTGGTGCTGCTCGGCTATACGATCTCGACGATGGCTCGCTCCCAGATGCAGGCGATGCAGCTCACCTTCTTCTTTTTCCTGCCGTCGCTGCTGCTCTCGGGTTTCATGTTCCCCTATCGCGGCATGCCGGGCTGGGCCCAGATCTTGGGCGAGATCTTCCCATTGACGCATTTCCTGCGTATCACCCGCGCCGTCATGTTGAAGGGCGCCGACTTCAACGCGGTAGCCGCCGAGATCGGCTGGCTGGCGGTGTTCGTGGTGGCATTCGCCGGCGCCGCCCTGCTGCGCTTCCGGCGGACACTGGATTGAGCGAGGCACGGCGAAAAAGGTTTGACGCTGGAGGGACAGCACCCCCCTCTGCCCTGCCGGGCATCTCCCCCGCAAGGGGGGAGATTGGCAGCTCCGGCGTCGTCGCCCCTCCTGCAACGTTATTGATTGGCGAAAGCGGCGGCGACGGCTGATCTCCCCCCTTGCGGGGGAGATGGCCGGCAGGCCAGAGGGGGGTGTGACGGATCGCGGCCTGTGTGTGGAGTCGCAGCAGCACCGCCTAAGCTGCAGCCATGATCTCGGCATAGGTGCCGAAATCGACATTGCCGCCGGAAAGCACCACGGCGACGCATTTGCCGGCGAGGTCGATTTCGCCGGACGACAGCGCCGCGAGCGCGACGCAGCCGCCGGGCTCGACCACCAGCTTCAGGTAGGCCATGGCGTCGCGCATCGCCTGCGCGGCGGCCTTGTCGGAGACGGCGATGGCGCCGGCGAGGTTCCGGCGGTTGATCTCGAAGGTGATGGCGCCGGGCTCGGCGGTGAGGAGCGCATCGCAGATCGAGGTATGACCGGGTTGGTTCGAGACCCTTTCGCCTTTGGCCAGCGAGCGGCGCGTGTCGTCGAAATGCTCGGGCTCGACCGCCCAGACGGCGGTGCGCGGCGAGGCGTCCTTGACAGCGACGGAAATGCCGCTCGACAGGCCGCCTCCACCGCAGGGGATAACCACCGCGTCGAGGCTGACGCCGAGCGCCTTCGCTTGGCGCATCAGCTCCAGCCCGATCGTGCCCTGGCCGGCGATGATGGCCGGATCGTCGAAAGGCGGCACCAATGCCATGCCCATCTCGACATAGGGGCGAACGACCGTCATGCGGTCGTCCTTGAAACGGTCGAACGGCACCACCTCGGCGCCCATCCTGCGGACATTGCCGACCTTGAGCGCCGGTGCGTCCACGGGCATGGCGATGACCGCCTTGACACCGAACATCGCAGCCGAAGCGGCGACGCCCTGCGCGTGATTGCCGGAAGAAAAGGCAACGACGCCGTGACTGCGCTCTTCTTCGCTCAGCGACGACAATTTGTTGTAGGCGCCGCGGATCTTGAAGGAGCCGGTGCGCTGCAGCGTCTCGGGCTTGAACAGGATGCGGCCGCCATAGCGCCTGTTGAGCTCCGGCGATTCGATAAGCGGCGTCTCGACGATCAGGCCGGAGAGCCGCGCGGCGGCGGCGTGGATGTCGGAAATGCCGGGCAGGGCGGTCATGGCGTGGGCCTCGCGGAAGAACGGGACCGCCTATGGTGCACGGAAATTGTCCCGGCGCGCCAACGAAAAAATGTGATGGGTACAATGTTGGTGATGACGGACGGCGAAGCGCGTAATCTCCCCCCTTGCGGGGGAGATGGCCGGCAGGCCAGAGGGGGTGCTGTCCCGCCGACATCTCAGCCGATCAATGCTGAATACGCTCGCAAGTTGCCAGGGCTGCTCTACATTTGCCGGAAAGGACAGAGTTCCTTCACACCCCCTCTGTCCTGCCGGACATCTCCCCCGCAAGGGGGGAGATTGGCAGCTTCAACGCCGATGCCCTTCGTGACGAAGTAGGACGCCTCACCCTAGCAGCGTGCGCGTCCTTTTCTTCCCTCCGAGCTTGCGCCAGCTGTTGAAGCGATGCGTGGCGGCGGCAAACGAGATCTTCATCTGCTGGGCGACCGAATAGCGCGACTTGCCCTCGTCGAACATGCGGTAGCAGCATTCGACGCCTTCCTCGGTCAGCTTGCCCTCAGGCGTCTTGTTGTGCGGATTGGCGGGGTCGAATTTTTCGATCTGTTCCTCGACCAGACCCTTGAGGCGCTGCAGGTCCGCCTCGATGCCGGCGATGAGATCGAGAACGGGTTTCACATCGAATGCGTGCGGGAGCTTCTTTTCCGTCATCCTTGCTTCCTTCGATTTCAATTGGCGCGCCTCATATCGGTGAACATTCGGCAATAATGAAGGTGCGACGCTGGATCAACGAATTCCGCCTGTCCCGCCGTGTTCACGATTGACCCTCGGCGTCCAAGCTCCTAGTTTAGAACTATTCTAAATTAGGGTGATTTCCTCATGCTTTCCCGTGTTTTCGGCTTCGGCCGCCGCTCCTTCGATTCGTTGTCGGAGCAGGAGATCCTGGCGCTGGCGATCTCGTCGGAAGAGGACGACGGGCGCATCTACCGCGCCTATGCCGACGGGCTGGCGGAAGCCTTTCCGCAATCGGCCAAGGTGTTCGAGGCGATGGCGGAGGAGGAGGATGGCCATCGCGATTCCCTGATCGAGCTCCACCGCAGGCGCTTCGGCGAGCGCATTCCGCTGATCCGGCGCGAACATGTCAGGGGCTATTACGAGCGCAAGCCCGACTGGCTGGTGCGGCCGCTCGGCATCGAGCATGTGCGCCGGCAGGCCGAGGAGATGGAGCGGCAGGCCTACCGCTTCTATGTCGAAGCGGCCAAGCGGACCACCGACGCCTCGACGCGCAAACTGCTCGACGATCTGGCCGCGGCCGAGCTCGGCCATGAGAAT from Mesorhizobium sp. M1E.F.Ca.ET.045.02.1.1 includes the following:
- a CDS encoding ABC transporter permease is translated as MKDGLRAVFSFARLGALLIKEFIQMRRDRITFAMMLGVPLLQLVLFGFAINNDPKSLPTALVAMSNDQYTRAMVSALQMTGYYRFDHVSESAAEAEMLMAKGAVSFVVTIPADFARRVERGDSPQILIEADATDPSAASGAISTLSRVASQALLRAQGMQATATEAAKQQLQVVVHQRYNPEGISQYNIVPGLLGVILQMTMVMMTAIALTRETERGTMENLLAMPSSPTEIMLGKVLPFLVVGAVQVAVVLVAAKLLFGVPFVGSLTLLLSSVLVFVLSLVLLGYTISTMARSQMQAMQLTFFFFLPSLLLSGFMFPYRGMPGWAQILGEIFPLTHFLRITRAVMLKGADFNAVAAEIGWLAVFVVAFAGAALLRFRRTLD
- a CDS encoding threonine/serine dehydratase — translated: MTALPGISDIHAAAARLSGLIVETPLIESPELNRRYGGRILFKPETLQRTGSFKIRGAYNKLSSLSEEERSHGVVAFSSGNHAQGVAASAAMFGVKAVIAMPVDAPALKVGNVRRMGAEVVPFDRFKDDRMTVVRPYVEMGMALVPPFDDPAIIAGQGTIGLELMRQAKALGVSLDAVVIPCGGGGLSSGISVAVKDASPRTAVWAVEPEHFDDTRRSLAKGERVSNQPGHTSICDALLTAEPGAITFEINRRNLAGAIAVSDKAAAQAMRDAMAYLKLVVEPGGCVALAALSSGEIDLAGKCVAVVLSGGNVDFGTYAEIMAAA